The Lycium barbarum isolate Lr01 chromosome 12, ASM1917538v2, whole genome shotgun sequence genome includes a region encoding these proteins:
- the LOC132621167 gene encoding cytochrome P450 85A1 — protein sequence MAFFLVVLAFFFGLCIFSTALLRWNQVKYNNKNLPPGTMGWPLFGETTEFLKLGPSFMKNQRARFGSFFKSHILGCPTIVSMDPELNRYILVNEAKGLVPGYPQSMLDILGKCNIAAVNGSAHKYMRGALLSLISPTMIRDQLLPKIDEFMRSHLTNWDNKVIDIQEKTNKMAFLSSLKQIAGIESSSLAQEFMPEFFKLVLGTLSLPINLPNTNYRRGFQARKIIVSLLRTLIEERRASKQIQHDMLGYLMNEEANRYKLTDDEMIDLIITLLYSGYETVSTTSMMAVKYLHDHPKVLEELRKEHMAIREKKKPKDPIDYNDYKAMRFTRAVILETSRLATIVNGVLRKTTQDMEINGYIIPKGWRIYVYTREVNYDPRIYPDPYIFNPWRWLDRNLENQNSFLIFGGGTRQCPGKELGVAEISTFLHYFVTKYRWEEVGGDKLMKFPRVEAPNGLRIRVSTY from the exons ATGGCCTTCTTCTTAGTTGTTCTTGCTTTCTTTTTTGGGCTGTGCATCTTTAGTACTGCTTTATTGAGATGGAACCAAGTCAAGTATAACAACAAAAACTTGCCCCCTGGTACTATGGGTTGGCCACTTTTTGGTGAGACTACTGAGTTTCTTAAGCTTGGCCCTAGCTTTATGAAAAACCAAAGAGCCAG ATTTGGGAGTTTTTTCAAATCACATATACTTGGGTGTCCAACAATAGTATCAATGGATCCAGAGTTAAATAGATATATACTTGTGAACGAGGCAAAAGGACTGGTCCCAGGATACCCGCAGTCGATGCTAGACATTTTAGGAAAATGCAATATTGCAGCTGTCAATGGTTCGGCTCACAAGTACATGAGGGGTGCATTGTTATCTCTAATTAGCCCTACCATGATCAGAGACCAGCTTTTGCCTAAAATTGATGAGTTCATGAGATCCCACTTGACCAATTGGGATAACAAAGTCATTGATATTCAAGAGAAAACCAATAAG ATGGCATTTCTGTCATCATTGAAGCAAATTGCTGGGATTGAATCTAGCTCTTTAGCTCAAGAATTCATGCCTGAATTCTTCAAGCTTGTACTAGGCACTCTTTCACTGCCCATCAACCTCCCCAACACGAACTATCGTCGCGGATTTCAG GCAAGGAAAATTATTGTGAGCCTACTGAGGACACTCATAGAAGAGAGAAGAGCTTCAAAGCAAATTCAACATGATATGCTTGGTTACTTGATGAATGAAGAAGCAAATAGATACAAATTAACAGATGATGAGATGATTGATTTAATCATAACCCTCTTGTACTCTGGATATGAAACTGTTTCCACCACTTCTATGATGGCTGTCAAATATCTTCATGATCATCCAAAAGTTCTTGAAGAACTCAGA AAAGAACACATGGCAATTAGAGAAAAGAAAAAACCTAAGGATCCCATTGATTACAACGATTACAAGGCAATGCGGTTCACACGAGCT GTGATTTTAGAGACCTCCAGGTTAGCAACGATAGTAAATGGGGTTCTGAGAAAAACCACTCAAGATATGGAAATAAATG GATACATCATTCCTAAAGGATGGAgaatatacgtatacacaagGGAGGTGAATTATGATCCAAGGATTTATCCTGATCCATATATATTCAATCCATGGAGGTGGCTG GATAGGAACCTGGAGAACCAAAATTCGTTCTTGATATTTGGAGGTGGTACTAGACAATGTCCTGGAAAGGAGCTAGGTGTAGCAGAAATTTCTACATTTCTTCATTACTTCGTAACAAAGTACAG ATGGGAAGAAGTAGGAGGAGATAAACTGAtgaagtttccaagagttgaagcaCCAAATGGACTGCGTATTAGAGTTTCAACTTACTAA